A region from the Linepithema humile isolate Giens D197 chromosome 1, Lhum_UNIL_v1.0, whole genome shotgun sequence genome encodes:
- the LOC105674437 gene encoding aquaporin isoform X2: MPANDFRAGLKKWVQGEGTVKSTLLAGLAELIGLSMLVFLGCMGCVGSLGVVPPHLQIALTFGLAVMVVIQCIGHISQAHINPAVTVASVILGKKTIPEALIYLVSQIIGAIIGYGMLKVVTPEDHLTASTADQSHLFCVTDLHADLSAIQGLIVEGIATSILIFVVCAVWDARNEKNADSVPIRFGFTVAVLALTFGPYTGCSMNPARSFAPALWNNQWTHHWIYWFGPIGGALVSSFLYKIVFGVSDKVDEEESAPEAVALNSVELHKTEQS; this comes from the exons ATGCCGGCGAACGATTTTCGAGCAG GATTAAAAAAATGGGTGCAAGGAGAAGGCACCGTGAAAAGCACTCTCTTAGCCGGATTGGCGGAGCTGATTGGTCTATCCATGCTGGTATTTCTAGGATGCATGGGTTGCGTGGGAAGCCTCGGCGTTGTACCTCCTCATCTGCAAATAGCGCTAACCTTCGGCTTAGCGGTTATGGTTGTCATCCAG tgCATAGGCCACATCAGCCAGGCTCACATTAATCCTGCAGTCACCGTGGCATCCGTCATTCTTGGGAAAAAGACTATTCCCGaagctttaatttatttggtATCGCAAATAATAGGCGCTATTATTGGCTACGGTATGCTAAAG gTGGTAACGCCGGAAGATCATTTAACAGCCAGTACAGCCGACCAGAGCCATTTGTTCTGCGTGACCGATCTACACGCCGATCTCTCCGCGATCCAGGGCTTGATCGTCGAAGGCATCGCGAcctctattttaatattcgtgGTGTGCGCCGTGTGGGACGCGAGGAATGAAAAGAATGCCGACTCGGTACCAATCAGATTCGGTTTTACGGTGGCCGTGCTGGCGCTGACATTCGGGCCCTACACCGGTTGCAGCATGAATCCCGCGAGATCGTTCGCACCAGCATTGTGGAACAATCAATGGACGCATCATTGGATCTACTGGTTCGGTCCGATCGGCGGCGCCCTAGTCTCCTCTTTCCtgtacaaaattgttttcggTGTTTCCGATAAGGTTGACGAGGAAGAAAGCGCTCCCGAAGCGGTCGCGCTCAACAGCGTGGAACTCCACAAAACTGAG CAATCCTAA
- the LOC105674437 gene encoding aquaporin isoform X1 yields MWRNRRKTRGLKKWVQGEGTVKSTLLAGLAELIGLSMLVFLGCMGCVGSLGVVPPHLQIALTFGLAVMVVIQCIGHISQAHINPAVTVASVILGKKTIPEALIYLVSQIIGAIIGYGMLKVVTPEDHLTASTADQSHLFCVTDLHADLSAIQGLIVEGIATSILIFVVCAVWDARNEKNADSVPIRFGFTVAVLALTFGPYTGCSMNPARSFAPALWNNQWTHHWIYWFGPIGGALVSSFLYKIVFGVSDKVDEEESAPEAVALNSVELHKTEQS; encoded by the exons ATGTGGCGGAATCGCCGTAAGACGAGAG GATTAAAAAAATGGGTGCAAGGAGAAGGCACCGTGAAAAGCACTCTCTTAGCCGGATTGGCGGAGCTGATTGGTCTATCCATGCTGGTATTTCTAGGATGCATGGGTTGCGTGGGAAGCCTCGGCGTTGTACCTCCTCATCTGCAAATAGCGCTAACCTTCGGCTTAGCGGTTATGGTTGTCATCCAG tgCATAGGCCACATCAGCCAGGCTCACATTAATCCTGCAGTCACCGTGGCATCCGTCATTCTTGGGAAAAAGACTATTCCCGaagctttaatttatttggtATCGCAAATAATAGGCGCTATTATTGGCTACGGTATGCTAAAG gTGGTAACGCCGGAAGATCATTTAACAGCCAGTACAGCCGACCAGAGCCATTTGTTCTGCGTGACCGATCTACACGCCGATCTCTCCGCGATCCAGGGCTTGATCGTCGAAGGCATCGCGAcctctattttaatattcgtgGTGTGCGCCGTGTGGGACGCGAGGAATGAAAAGAATGCCGACTCGGTACCAATCAGATTCGGTTTTACGGTGGCCGTGCTGGCGCTGACATTCGGGCCCTACACCGGTTGCAGCATGAATCCCGCGAGATCGTTCGCACCAGCATTGTGGAACAATCAATGGACGCATCATTGGATCTACTGGTTCGGTCCGATCGGCGGCGCCCTAGTCTCCTCTTTCCtgtacaaaattgttttcggTGTTTCCGATAAGGTTGACGAGGAAGAAAGCGCTCCCGAAGCGGTCGCGCTCAACAGCGTGGAACTCCACAAAACTGAG CAATCCTAA
- the LOC105674436 gene encoding aquaporin — MEQNGISIISPPGVTENSVGKSKSVGVTLRFNDSMQMAKEKLKAPWSKKLMVEDGTLYDKFLTALAELIGTAILVFLGCTACVGSMEESPKQLQIAFAFGIAVMISIQCVGHISGAHLNPAITVAAMILGKKSLLMSGFYVVAQCLGALLGYGLLKGITPEHLLHSGTTSTINSFCTTDVNRNLTPGYGVAAEALATGILTFFACGIWDSRNKKNTDSVAIRFGFCVTALCLAFIPYTGCSLNPARTIGPAMWNNYWHNHWIYWLGPIGGAIIAALMYRCLFSPDTKDEEDNINTGTLNGIET; from the exons ATGGAACAGAACGGTATCTCAATAATATCTCCACCGGGTGTCACGGAAAATTCTGTCGGAAAATCCAAGAGCGTCGGCGTCACTCTCAGATTCAACGACAGCATGCAGATGGCGAAGGAAAAACTAAAGGCGCCCT GGTCGAAGAAGCTCATGGTGGAAGACGGCACGTTGTATGACAAATTCCTGACTGCTTTAGCAGAATTGATTGGAACGGCAATTCTGGTATTTCTGGGATGTACAGCATGCGTGGGCAGTATGGAAGAGAGTCCGAAGCAATTGCAAATTGCCTTTGCTTTCGGTATCGCTGTCATGATCTCTATACAG tgcgTTGGCCACATCAGCGGCGCTCATCTCAATCCAGCTATTACAGTGGCTGCAATGATTCTCGGCAAGAAATCTCTTTTAATGAGCGGATTCTACGTCGTTGCACAATGTCTGGGTGCCCTATTAGGTTACGGCCTATTAAAG gGAATAACGCCGGAGCACCTTTTGCACAGCGGTACAACATCAACAATAAATTCATTCTGCACGACTGACGTTAATAGAAATCTGACGCCTGGTTATGGTGTCGCGGCTGAGGCTTTAGCTACGGGAATATTGACGTTTTTTGCCTGTGGAATTTGGGACTCGCGTAATAAAAAGAACACAGACTCGGTAGCGATAAGATTTGGCTTTTGCGTCACCGCTCTGTGCCTCGCTTTCATCCCTTACACTGGCTGCAGCTTGAATCCTGCCAGGACAATCGGACCGGCAATGTGGAACAACTATTGGCATAACCATTGGATATACTGGCTGGGACCGATCGGAGGCGCTATAATTGCAGCCTTGATGTATCGATGTTTATTTTCGCCTGATACGAAAGATGAGGAAGACAACATAAACACGGGAACTCTGAATGGCATCGAGACGTAA